A window from Fusarium musae strain F31 chromosome 8, whole genome shotgun sequence encodes these proteins:
- a CDS encoding hypothetical protein (EggNog:ENOG41): MPKYVLTGADGNLGRIAATFATEIAKPGDELVFTTYKDEAIPADLRKSWTDKGAKVVTATYDGIESLKAAFQGAEAVSLISTWLFGEGRRRQAQTVVDAAKACGVKRVCYTSFCGAGIEAENEEDIPFLPRDHHFIEKIIYASGLEYSIQRNYLYADNIPTLFAPSWKFCGDRWLVNTHGKAGAYVAREDCGNVLAALLLGRGEPNKVYEITGPKAITNEEVFKWMCEQTGYKGEIVDLPDEELKSWWLGHGLPTDFFGDFSKLPMKLCIGDLLCCGEMVARGFMAETNDNVEKLTGRKPIPYREALLQYKDFFPKP, encoded by the coding sequence ATGCCAAAGTATGTTCTCACAGGCGCAGACGGCAATCTCGGCCGCATCGCAGCAACCTTTGCTACAGAAATCGCCAAGCCCGGCGATGAGCTCGTCTTCACTACATACAAAGATGAAGCTATCCCCGCTGACCTCCGCAAATCATGGACCGACAAAGGCGCAAAAGTCGTGACTGCCACCTACGATGGCATTGAAAGTCTCAAGGCGGCTTTTCAAGGTGCTGAGGCTGtgtctctcatctcaacttgGCTCTTTGGCGAAGGACGACGTCGTCAGGCCCAGACTGTCGTTGACGCTGCCAAGGCATGTGGTGTCAAGAGAGTCTGCTATACTTCGTTCTGTGGAGCGGGTATCGAGGctgagaatgaagaggatATTCCTTTCCTCCCCAGAGATCACCACTTTatcgagaagatcatctATGCTTCTGGTCTAGAGTACAGCATCCAGCGGAATTACCTGTACGCGGATAACATACCAACTCTCTTTGCACCATCGTGGAAATTCTGTGGTGATCGCTGGCTCGTCAACACGCACGGCAAAGCAGGCGCATACGTTGCCCGCGAAGACTGCGGCAACGTCCTCGCTGCTCTGCTCCTCGGCCGCGGCGAACCCAACAAAGTGTATGAGATTACAGGTCCCAAAGCCATAACCAACGAGGAAGTTTTCAAGTGGATGTGCGAGCAAACGGGGTACAAGGGAGAAATCGTCGATCTTCCCGatgaggagttgaagagtTGGTGGTTGGGTCATGGGTTGCCTACGGACTTCTTTGGGGACTTTTCAAAGCTGCCGATGAAGTTGTGTATTGGCGATCTTTTGTGCTGTGGAGAGATGGTTGCGAGGGGGTTCATGGCTGAGACGAATGATAATGTTGAGAAGTTGACGGGGAGGAAGCCAATCCCGTATAGGGAGGCTTTATTGCAGTACAAGGATTTCTTCCCGAAGCCATAG